The proteins below come from a single Stomoxys calcitrans chromosome 1, idStoCalc2.1, whole genome shotgun sequence genomic window:
- the LOC106093232 gene encoding protein ecdysoneless, whose protein sequence is MDKIFGANLEFVREDDYVEYFVFPKLDVGQQEQQQSDGIAAVRKQLEDTRTKCLDLVDRLTKERNYIWHKDEFELRVRTCTPQELLLNDESTSSSTTTKEQSVPLSKNQQGQQQKDQVPPHLHGVTHYGDNIADEWFIVYLLTKLSQEFPTIVVRVIDADGEFLLIEAADVLPKWANPDTCEQRVYICQGYMNLIQNSPANTTKLLSVSEAVEKIQNNATLYKVSPEIQDCIEQRMKEFQSTENAALHHQIVRLPLGVAMLLKKKPSLISAAVRSFCDRDPIDMKACRSMRYFPPEQRVRTNVCFTKCLYAMIMHSSYLPDRNIGWNLTGNPSSEEYKEDLLGIKVACGFEILASQAKDPNSDEKSAAWKAYVRSLQAKGYFKDNIEGSLEYQRLLQEAKSYFNDNQTRFRTAPLVGKDILELLRSTEINAEELRDEENNLRPSDSDDWLNISAEQLDALLLDRYGPKTLYKANGDIKSEEFTKNISQFLEKESTFEGVERDSDDYSTGEEEKHAEDEKRKKSEAFKAKVKKNHSMRQAVRKNPVNLNKSNASNATNSEHEESFTTQVKSFLDFVIPEDKWDSNSEMSDYEDEEDMERNFAAMHDTDKHIDADIKAYMDQMDRELANTTIGKSFDKTKTNTKAKLATAEEFDDIEDFEPININVNTLKNMMESYKSQVGASGPVSNLLSAMGAGMSTSASLSQEETDDLKESSV, encoded by the exons ATGGATAAGATATTTGGTGCCAATTTAGAATTTGTTAGGGAAGATGATTACGTAGAATATTTCGTATTTCCTAAATTGGATGTTGGCCAACAAGAGCAACAACAGAGCGACGGGATTGCAGCAGTTCGTAAACAATTGGAAGATACACGCACAAAATGCCTCGATTTGGTGGATCGATTGACAAAGGAACGCAATTATATATGGCACAAAGATGAATTTGAGTTACGTGTACGAACATGTACCCCGCAGGAATTATTGCTGAACGATGAGTCAACGTCATCGTCGACGACAACAAAGGAACAGTCTGTGCCTTTGAGCAAAAATCAACAAGGCCAACAGCAAAAAG ATCAAGTGCCTCCCCATCTACATGGCGTTACTCATTACGGTGACAACATAGCTGATGAATGGTTCATTGTTTACTTGTTGACCAAGCTCTCGCAGGAGTTTCCCACAATAGTTGTGCGCGTCATAGATGCGGATGGCGAATTTCTCTTAATTGAGGCAGCGGACGTTTTACCGAAATGGGCAAATCCCGATACATGCGAGCAACGTGTCTATATATGCCAGGGTTATATGAACTTAATACAGAACTCTCCTGCCAATACGACCAAGCTGTTGTCGGTCTCCGAAGCTGTGGAGAAAATTCAAAACAACGCTACGCTTTACAAAGTTTCCCCAGAAATACAGGATTGTATTGAGCAAAGAATGAAAGAATTCCAAAGCACCGAAAATGCTGCGCTGCATCATCAAATTGTGCGTCTTCCTCTGGGTGTGGCCATGCTGCTAAAAAAGAAGCCCTCACTCATATCAGCGGCTGTTAGATCTTTCTGTGATCGAGATCCCATAGATATGAAGGCTTGTCGCTCCATGAGATATTTTCCGCCGGAACAGCGAGTGCGAACAAACGTATGTTTCACCAAATGTTTGTATGCCATGATTATGCATAGCAGCTATTTGCCCGATCGTAATATTGGCTGGAATCTGACGGGTAATCCCAGTTCGGAAGAATACAAAGAAGACCTGTTGGGCATTAAGGTGGCATGTGGTTTTGAAATATTAGCATCTCAAGCGAAAGATCCAAATAGTGATGAAAAATCTGCAGCCTGGAAAGCCTATGTTAGAAGTTTACAAGCTAAGGGATATTTTAAGGATAACATTGAAGGCTCACTCGAATATCAGCGATTGTTGCAAGAAGCCAAATCATATTTTAATGATAATCAAACACGCTTTCGCACAGCTCCCTTGGTGGGAAAGGATATATTGGAACTGCTACGTTCAACTGAGATAAATGCTGAAGAACTAAGGGATGAGGAAAATAATTTGAGA cccAGCGATAGTGACGATTGGCTTAACATTAGTGCCGAACAATTAGATGCGCTGCTGCTTGATCGTTATGGTCCCAAGACTCTGTACAAGGCCAATGGTGATATCAAATCTGAAGAGTTTACCAAGAATATATCACAATTTTTGGAAAAGGAATCAACTTTTGAAGGCGTTGAGAGGGATTCGGATGACTACAGTACCGGCGAGGAGgaaaaacatgctgaggatGAGAAACGCAAAAAATCTGAGGCATTCAAGGCCAAAGTCAAAAAGAATCACTCTATGCGCCAGGCCGTTCGCAAAAATCCTGTCAATTTAAATAAATCGAATGCCTCAAATGCCACCAATTCGGAACACGAGGAAAGCTTTACGACTCAAGTTAAAAGCTTTTTGGATTTTGTGATTCCCGAAGATAAATGGGATTCAAATTCCGAAATGAGCGACTACGAAGACGAAGAAGATATGGAACGTAATTTTGCTGCAATGCATGACACTGACAAACACATTGATGCCGACATCAAAGCCTATATGGATCAAATGGATCGTGAATTGGCCAATACCACTATCGGCAAATCATTTGATAAAACCAAAACGAATACCAAAGCGAAATTGGCAACTGCCGAAGAATTCGATGATATCGAAGATTTCGAACCCATCAACATAAATGTCAACACACTGAAGAACATGATGGAGAGTTACAAATCACAAGTCGGAGCCAGTGGACCGGTTTCAAACCTCTTAAGCGCCATGGGTGCAGGAATGTCAACATCAGCATCATTGTCACAAGAAGAGACGGATGATTTAAAGGAGTCATCCGTATAA